In a genomic window of Deltaproteobacteria bacterium:
- a CDS encoding Lrp/AsnC family transcriptional regulator — IRRIGANFQSKKLGWHSTLCSAAVPEDKLADFIAEVNQLPGVTHNYLRKNRQNVWFTFIGPSWEAVRETLAGITRETGIPILNLPASKMYKIQVDFKMGDE; from the coding sequence ATCCGCCGCATCGGGGCCAATTTCCAATCCAAAAAACTGGGCTGGCACTCGACGCTGTGCTCGGCCGCCGTGCCCGAGGACAAGCTTGCCGACTTCATTGCCGAAGTAAACCAACTACCCGGCGTGACGCACAATTATCTGCGCAAAAATCGGCAAAACGTCTGGTTCACCTTTATCGGACCATCCTGGGAGGCCGTGCGGGAAACGCTGGCCGGCATCACCCGCGAGACCGGCATCCCCATTCTCAACCTACCCGCGAGCAAAATGTATAAAATTCAGGTCGACTTCAAAATGGGAGACGAATGA